ACCAGAGCGAAGCATCACGGTAGTGTTCCGTCAGGCCATCGCACCAGTCATGGGCATCAAGATCCCCCTCGGACAAGGGACCATTGACCATAACGACCCGATGTCCACGGTCCTCGGGTGACGTACGCTTCAATACAAAATGGTAATCGGGGATGTCCTTCAGATAGGCATTTGCCAGCCCATAACCGGCCTTGCCACCCAGCCCGGCTCCGGCGGCGGCAATGATACCCAACTCTCCGCTCCCTACCTTGGTCAACGATGCCGAAGCGAGCAGGTCTTCGTGCGAAGCGTCGTGGCGGGCACGCCAGTAGGAGCCCCCCAGCGCCACCGCAATGCCTGGCGCCGCCAGGTAGCTGCTCGCCTCCCCGGCACCGGGTCCATTGCCATTGGCCAGGCCAACGAGGTTTTTCCTGCGTGGCCGCATCAGATACTTGAACTCTCCCAGTTCGAGTATCTTGGCCGTTGCCTTGGTGAAGTTCGGCATCGAGCCATCATGCTCTGCGCACAGCTCGCCATGCCACACCTGGGTCTGGCACTCATCTCCTGCCTTCCCATCGTCACCAATCACTGCGCGCGCCATGCTGTCGCAGTAGCGACACTGCGCCGTCAGAAGTTTGCATGAGGAGCACAGGAAGGTGGCGCGGCCAGAGCCATGCTTCTTGAACAAGGTATGGCGACTGAATTCTCCGCACCAGGAACACCAGGAATTCAAATGATGCAGGCGTACCTCGGACATGAGTGAATACCCCTTCAGAGCATCGCGAGCCTTCTGCTCCGAGCCATCCATACCGAACAGCACCTTGGCAGGACTCGCGTGATTTATTCTAAGAGGCTTAACGGCACCGCAAGTCGAAACTTTAATCGGATGGTACGGCTTACCCGTTTGTCCGTCTCGCTGGTAGTACCTGCCAGGCGGGCACTGCCGTCATATAAAAACAGCGTTTCCTTTCAGGGCGGCTTACCCTAGAATGCGCCGGCTCGAGCTTCGCTCGTCACTTTCGGAGGGTCGCCTGATGACGCTGCAAGTCCTCTGCAGGCGTTTGATCGCAGCCGTCGTCGTACCTGTCATCCTGGTGACGGCCACGCTGTACCCGATCCTCCAGGCCCACCTCGGCGCCCGGCTCGACGGCGCCGCCTCGGCCGCCGACGCCAAGCTCGAAGCCGGTTTGCGAGTGCTGCAGAGCGAGATCAACGCCAGCATCAACCACCTGCTGGCGACCGCCGAAATGCCGCTGCTCCAACGCTACCTGACTGGCGTGGGGACGGTTCAATCCCCACGGCAGGAGGCCACGGCACATCTCACCGAAGCCCGCCTCCACGCGCTGTTCGAAACGCTACTGCCACACTACGCACGTTATACCCAGTTAAGCCTGATAGATTCAGCCGGCCGGGAACTGGTACACGTCGGCGACGCACCGGCCCAGCCCGAGCGTCATGCCGAGGCGATTTTTTTTCTCGAAGCCATGGCGCTCGCGCCCCGGGACGTCTACGTTGCGGCGCCAAGTCATGCCCAAAACCGTCAAACGGCCGGCGCTTTCCAGTTGACTATCGCCACGCCCGTTTTCGACACGCTTGGCAAGCGCAAGGGCGTGCTGAGATTCACCCTGGATTGGCATCATCTGGCCACCGATATCCAGCGAACCGTTGCCATGGAAGTGGAATCGCTCCCCTTCATGATCGACGCACGGGGAACCTGGCTGCTGACCGAGATGGAGGGGCCGCTCGCGTTCGGTGACAGCTTTGCGGCACATTCACCGCTCATCTGGGAGGCGCTCTTGCAGCGCAATCGCGGTGAAGTGGACGATGGCGATCAGCGAGTCTTGTTTCGCGCTTACGATGCGCGTATTGACCACTATCATAGCCAGGCCGGGATGGTCACCGGCCCACCGGGCTATTATCCGTGGCGGCTGGGGATCACGGTGACCCAACCTGCTCTCGCTACGCTGCTCGCAGAGCAACCCACGGCCGTTCTGATCGCCCTGCTTCTCTATGTGCTTTCCATCACCTTCGGCGTGTACTGGGCGATCAGCCACCATCGCCAGCAGACCCTGCGCCAACAGGCGCAGCGGCTCTCCCAGCAGGCCCATGACTATGCCCATGAGGTGCGCGACCTCTACGAGAATGCGCCGTGCGGCTATCACTCGCTGGACGCCGACGGGCGCGTGGTCAAGATCAACCGTACCGAACTCAACTGGCTGGGCTACGCCGCCGAGGAGGTGATAGGCAAGCGGGACTATCGGGATTTCGTCACGCCCGAGACCCGCGAGGCGTTCGAAGCGGCATTTCGGCAGGTGCTGGGGCCGCAGCGGGAGGGCTCGGCGGAGTGCGAGCTGGTCACACGAAGCGGCGACACCCTGCCCGTGGTCATCCAGGCCACCGCCTATCACACACGGCAGGGGTTCGTGCACTCCCGCGCCATGGTGTTCGACCTGAGCGAACGCAAGCGGTTGGAGGAAGCGCTGGCTCGCCAGGCCATGACGGACCCCCTGACGGGGCTGGGCAACCGGCGCTACCTCAAGGACCAGGCCAGCCTGGAGATGGCCCGCGCCCGGCGCAGCGGCGCGCCCCTGAGCCTGATCGTCATCGACTTGGACCACTTCAAGCGTATCAATGACGAATACGGCCACGACATAGGCGACCTGGTGCTGCAGGACTTCGCCCGCAATGCCGCGGAGCAGTTGAGAGAGGGCGACGTGTTGTGCCGCATGGGCGGTGAGGAGTTTGCCGTGCTGTTGCCCGACACCCCTAAGGAGGCTGCCTTGCTGATCGCCGAGCGGCTTCGCCAGGCGCTGGAAAGTTCACCCGCAGCGGTGGATGAAGAGGTCGAGCCTTCGGGGCAGCTGCGCTATACCGCCTCGATGGGGGTCACGTGGGTCAATCCGGAAGCATCGACCCTGAAACCGGCCATCAAGCGCGCCGACACCGGGCTCTACGAGGCCAAGGCCCGCGGGCGCAACCGGGTGGTGTGGCAGGGAGAGTGACGCTAGGCGACTGTGGTAGCCTTATGCAGGATCGGTCTGCAGCTCTTGGGCGCGCTGGTAGAGACGACGAATTCTCTCGACAGCCACGGCTTCGTGCTCGTCCAGCTCCAGCCGAGTATCGTCCTTCCCTTCCGGCTCTTCCATGGCATCGACCAGCTGATCAGAGTAGCGCCGCAGCAAGTGCCCCAGGTTCATATTGATCATGGTGATCTCCAATTCGAACTCGTCCTTGAGTTCCTGAAGCCGCCGCGTTTCCCTGGGGTCGAGACTGTACTCAAGCTTGGCCCCGAGCGTTTCGCTCAGAAACTGCTCGGTTGCCTGGAGTTTCGGCAGAAGTTCGTCCAAAAGCTCCCTTGACGATAGGCTCGGATCGAATCCCGCCATGCTTTCTCTCTCAGTCAGAAATTTATGGATTATCCTACCCACCTCTCCTAAGAGCACGTGCTCAAGCCAGCAGCGACATCACGCCCCGCGGCGCCTGGTTGGCCTGAACCAGAACCGCGGAACCCGCCTGCTGGAGGAATTTCGCCTTGACCAGGGCGGAGGTCTCATGGGCGTAGTCGGCATCGACGATTCGAGACCGGGCAGCTCCCAGGCTTACCTGCTCATGCCCCAAGCTATCGAGGGCGGATTCGAAGCGATTGTGCAGTGCGCCGTAATGGCTGCGATAGCCATCCACCTGGCCCGTCGCCTGCTGGAGTTTCTGCATCGCCTCGAGGGCCTTCTCCCTCGGGTCCAACGCCACCCCCTCGAGCCCCAGTGAGTGGCTATCGGCTGGGGTAGGGCCAACGGTAATCTTATCGATTCCTTGGCCGAAGCCAGCACCGACCGCTATCTCAGTGGGCCTACTGACAGGGCTCATCAACGGTTCCGGCTCCTCGTATTCGATGGGCATCTCGTCCCAGGTTGCCCGGGCATTGAAAGCCCCCTCCCCTGCAACGAAAACGAGCAGGTTCTCGGTGACTCTGTCCAACGTGACCCGCTCCAGCATGTTGTCCGCCAAGCGACCGTCATTGAACTCGGTGCCGTCTTCATCAGCTGTATCCAGCGCCAGCCGATCGCCATCTCCGCTGTAAGCGATGTGCATGCCGTTGTAATCCAGTTGGATAGGCGGCGAATTCGGATCATGAGACCCCGCACTGTCCTGCAGCAGGCCGGCATCGTAGGAGGCATCTGCATTGAATCCGTTACCCACCGTTATCAGCCGGTCGTTGGCCGTCGCGGCGTCGCTGACGTTGCGGTACAGCCAGACATAATCGGGATGATCCCCTTCGATTGGCGTGCCGATGAGATGCTTCCCGTCTACCGTGAAAATCTGAATGTCGTCGTCGAAACTCAGCGAATCAATCTCCAGCATCACGTTGGTGGCACCCTGGGGAATGTAGGCCAATGACGCGATGCCGGAGGAGAAGCGCTTGAAAGTCGGCTCGAGCAGCTCGGTGATATGCGGTGCGTTTCCCAGCTTGACTGGCAGCGGTCGAGGTTCCTCCGGCGCAAGCGGGGTCTTGCCGAACGCCTCGGTGCCAAACGCGATCCGATCGATCTCCTTGGCAAGCTGCTGGTATTCGGCATCGATCGAGGCACGATCAGCCTCCGAGAGCGTTCCGTTGGCTGCCTGAACGGCCAGCTCACGCGAGCGATGCAGGATCTCATTGATACTGTCGAGCCCACCTTCGGCAGTCTGCATCAGCGAAATCCCATCATTGATGCCTCGCGACAGCACAGAGCCCGCGCGCAAGCCTGCCTCCATGCGGTTGGCAATGGCCTGGCCGGCGGCATCGTCCTTGGCGCTGTTCACGCGTAGGCCTGAGGCGAGCCGTTCCATGGACACCGCCAACTGGGACTGGCTGCGGGCAAGGTGGCTCTGGGTGTTCAAGGCAAGAGAATTCGATGTGACAACCACCATGCTGGCCTCCTTGGTAGGGCTCAAGCCACCATATCGTCCCCGTCGAAGAAAACTTTAACCATGACGAACCTGCAATAGGCAAGGTAATGGCCAGCTAATCGGAGGATTGTTAGCTACGGCGGCATGCCACCATCAGGCTGGGGGATGCCTGGTCGCCAGGCATGCCTCGGCGGTAGCGTGTCCACAAGGCAACAGGGTAAGCGTAGCGACATGAAAGTACTGATCACAGGTGGAGCGGGCTTCATTGGCTCGGCCGTCATACGTCACATTATAAAAAACACCCAGGATAGCGTCATCAACGTCGACAAGCTTACCTATGCGGGCAACTTGGAATCTCTATCAGAAGTCTCGAGCTCATCGCGCTACGCTTTTGAGCACGTCGATATATGCGATAGAACAAGGCTCGAAAAAGCCTTCTTCGAGCATCAGCCCGACGCCGTCATGCACCTCGCCGCAGAAAGCCATGTGGACCGCTCGATAGACAGCCCTGCAGCGTTCATAGAGACCAATATCATCGGGACCTATACTCTGCTGGAAGTGGCCCGTGCCTATTGGAAAAGTCTTGATGCCCAACGCCACGACACCTTTCGTTTTCACCACGTGAGCACGGATGAAGTCTACGGTGACCTCGAGGAAGGGACAGGGCTATTCACCGAAACTACTGCCTATG
This portion of the Billgrantia sulfidoxydans genome encodes:
- a CDS encoding flagellin; amino-acid sequence: MVVVTSNSLALNTQSHLARSQSQLAVSMERLASGLRVNSAKDDAAGQAIANRMEAGLRAGSVLSRGINDGISLMQTAEGGLDSINEILHRSRELAVQAANGTLSEADRASIDAEYQQLAKEIDRIAFGTEAFGKTPLAPEEPRPLPVKLGNAPHITELLEPTFKRFSSGIASLAYIPQGATNVMLEIDSLSFDDDIQIFTVDGKHLIGTPIEGDHPDYVWLYRNVSDAATANDRLITVGNGFNADASYDAGLLQDSAGSHDPNSPPIQLDYNGMHIAYSGDGDRLALDTADEDGTEFNDGRLADNMLERVTLDRVTENLLVFVAGEGAFNARATWDEMPIEYEEPEPLMSPVSRPTEIAVGAGFGQGIDKITVGPTPADSHSLGLEGVALDPREKALEAMQKLQQATGQVDGYRSHYGALHNRFESALDSLGHEQVSLGAARSRIVDADYAHETSALVKAKFLQQAGSAVLVQANQAPRGVMSLLA
- a CDS encoding DUF726 domain-containing protein, whose protein sequence is MSEVRLHHLNSWCSWCGEFSRHTLFKKHGSGRATFLCSSCKLLTAQCRYCDSMARAVIGDDGKAGDECQTQVWHGELCAEHDGSMPNFTKATAKILELGEFKYLMRPRRKNLVGLANGNGPGAGEASSYLAAPGIAVALGGSYWRARHDASHEDLLASASLTKVGSGELGIIAAAGAGLGGKAGYGLANAYLKDIPDYHFVLKRTSPEDRGHRVVMVNGPLSEGDLDAHDWCDGLTEHYRDASLWYLNWEAKALRRLGGLLTKTAAGAHTSDILFRGEKGAFNPWQSAMLNAEKAGALLAEAISRTENRTFTLMGHSLGARVIFFALLALASKGPGRYVRDAILLGGAVDSANELDWRTAAASTAAGIHNCHSEQDSELQWLCRKADAGFAAPAGLVPVPDAGSGIVNCNFSDLVERHCEWKANLGAVMNRLARQRQSLALREREVSQAKPFPVEAFR
- a CDS encoding sensor domain-containing diguanylate cyclase; protein product: MTLQVLCRRLIAAVVVPVILVTATLYPILQAHLGARLDGAASAADAKLEAGLRVLQSEINASINHLLATAEMPLLQRYLTGVGTVQSPRQEATAHLTEARLHALFETLLPHYARYTQLSLIDSAGRELVHVGDAPAQPERHAEAIFFLEAMALAPRDVYVAAPSHAQNRQTAGAFQLTIATPVFDTLGKRKGVLRFTLDWHHLATDIQRTVAMEVESLPFMIDARGTWLLTEMEGPLAFGDSFAAHSPLIWEALLQRNRGEVDDGDQRVLFRAYDARIDHYHSQAGMVTGPPGYYPWRLGITVTQPALATLLAEQPTAVLIALLLYVLSITFGVYWAISHHRQQTLRQQAQRLSQQAHDYAHEVRDLYENAPCGYHSLDADGRVVKINRTELNWLGYAAEEVIGKRDYRDFVTPETREAFEAAFRQVLGPQREGSAECELVTRSGDTLPVVIQATAYHTRQGFVHSRAMVFDLSERKRLEEALARQAMTDPLTGLGNRRYLKDQASLEMARARRSGAPLSLIVIDLDHFKRINDEYGHDIGDLVLQDFARNAAEQLREGDVLCRMGGEEFAVLLPDTPKEAALLIAERLRQALESSPAAVDEEVEPSGQLRYTASMGVTWVNPEASTLKPAIKRADTGLYEAKARGRNRVVWQGE